A single region of the Gossypium arboreum isolate Shixiya-1 chromosome 12, ASM2569848v2, whole genome shotgun sequence genome encodes:
- the LOC108478594 gene encoding 21 kDa protein-like — translation MSSLFPNIYQSFKLFSRKRKIKEIKMAVSPHFSLAAIFTLFLFTTNPNYCQAYRKVLSSDTNTEFIKTSCAATTYPDLCFASFSSYATEIQADPKILATKSLNLTLNTTLSASQNLTELCKTQGIKPTEAAPLHDCVEEISDSVDELTKSIPEMEEIEGKSFAFRMSDIQTWVSAALTDEDTCMDGFSETTMDGNVKASVRIVIEKVAQLTSISLAFINQYARTKK, via the coding sequence ATGTCCTCTCTCTTCCCAAACATTTATCAATCTTTCAAGCTTTTCtccagaaaaagaaaaattaaagaaatcAAAATGGCAGTTAGTCCACACTTTTCACTGGCAGCTAttttcaccttatttctctttacaACTAACCCAAACTACTGTCAAGCATATAGAAAAGTTCTCAGCTCTGACACAAATACAGAGTTCATCAAAACTTCCTGTGCTGCCACCACCTACCCTGACCTCTGTTTCGCCTCCTTTTCTAGCTACGCAACCGAAATCCAAGCCGATCCCAAAATATTAGCTACCAAGTCCCTCAATTTGACACTTAACACCACGCTCTCGGCTTCCCAAAACCTGACGGAGCTCTGCAAAACGCAGGGCATAAAGCCTACTGAGGCTGCGCCTCTTCACGATTGCGTGGAAGAAATAAGTGACTCGGTCGATGAACTAACAAAGTCTATTCCTGAAATGGAAGAGATTGAAGGCAAAAGCTTTGCTTTCAGAATGAGTGATATCCAAACATGGGTTAGTGCAGCTTTGACCGATGAAGATACTTGCATGGATGGTTTCTCCGAGACTACAATGGATGGTAATGTCAAAGCCTCTGTCAGGATTGTAATCGAGAAAGTTGCACAGTTGACAAGCATTTCCTTGGCTTTTATCAACCAGTATGCCCGCACCAAGAAGTGA